In the Chryseobacterium sp. MYb264 genome, one interval contains:
- a CDS encoding DUF4861 family protein gives MKLNVFKIITIGVLLSSNLSAQTSVIESIQKNPKAPFSYAELSVKEGGKWEGNKYVGGTFKNVQEITLPESHTDHSTYIRYEGIGLENNQIAYRLYLDWRNATDIFGKKVSTLVLSEVGQDGFESYHHDAPWGQDILKSGRTIGVGSYGRYDEQNDFVETFKIVKNTTAKVVNEKDQSYATITYKGWKTWGSAIDLTSRLTIFNKDRFVKVDLNLSNTISGLCTGIVAIKNIPLKQGISKNKKWGYIATYGQQTLAKKEDQLGMAVFYPLENFDKFVTTKSTHTVVFKKTKNVSYYFLGAWSQEPNGLNTEDSFYQDLDKKLEILDKNNQL, from the coding sequence ATGAAACTCAATGTATTTAAAATAATAACCATAGGAGTATTATTATCTTCAAATCTTTCAGCACAGACTTCTGTGATTGAAAGCATTCAAAAGAACCCAAAAGCACCGTTTTCCTATGCTGAACTTTCTGTAAAAGAAGGTGGTAAATGGGAAGGCAATAAATACGTTGGCGGAACTTTCAAAAATGTTCAGGAAATTACCCTTCCGGAATCTCATACCGATCATTCAACATATATCAGATATGAAGGAATCGGGTTGGAAAACAACCAGATTGCATACAGATTATATCTCGACTGGAGAAATGCAACCGATATTTTCGGTAAAAAAGTAAGTACGCTGGTTTTATCAGAAGTCGGGCAAGACGGTTTTGAATCCTATCATCACGATGCCCCTTGGGGACAGGATATTTTGAAATCCGGACGTACGATTGGCGTCGGTTCTTATGGAAGATATGATGAACAGAATGATTTTGTTGAAACTTTTAAAATCGTAAAAAATACAACGGCAAAGGTTGTCAATGAAAAAGACCAATCTTACGCCACCATTACTTACAAAGGCTGGAAAACCTGGGGCAGTGCAATCGATTTAACTTCCAGATTAACCATCTTCAACAAAGACCGCTTTGTAAAAGTAGATTTGAATTTGAGCAATACCATTTCGGGGTTATGTACGGGAATTGTTGCCATTAAAAATATTCCGTTAAAACAAGGAATCAGTAAAAATAAAAAATGGGGCTATATTGCGACTTACGGTCAGCAGACTTTAGCCAAAAAAGAAGATCAACTGGGAATGGCGGTCTTCTATCCTCTTGAAAATTTTGATAAATTCGTCACAACAAAATCTACTCATACAGTAGTTTTTAAGAAAACGAAAAATGTATCCTACTACTTTTTAGGAGCCTGGTCTCAGGAACCGAACGGTTTAAACACGGAAGACTCTTTTTACCAGGATTTAGATAAGAAATTAGAAATTTTAGATAAAAATAATCAACTTTAA
- a CDS encoding pectate lyase family protein: MKKHFTRLFTIGILCGISTQINAQQVLSFPGAEGFGRYTTGGRGGKVYFVTKLTDDGSEGTLRHALDQKGPRYIVFKTGGTIYLESPLKIKEGDVTIAGQTAPGEGITVANYETFVGADNVVIRYMRFRMGDQKNVEGDALGARFIKNLIVDHCSMSWSTDETVSIYVNENTTLQWCVIAESLRNSAHPKGAHGYGGIAGGKFASFHHNIYSHHDSRNPRLGEYAGSKFALTDLTDFRNNVIYNWGHNNVYGGEGMNVNIVNNYYKPGPATMTRQRIVAIDKNEKPETEVYNIWGKYYINGNVIEGNPEISKDNWTQGVFAQMKPSYNLTDKDKNLIKINQPHDIQNNIKTDAPKEAYNKILQIGGASLVRDAVDLHVLKDVKNGSFTYNGSKGSSNGIIDSQKDVGGFPDLKQGKPLLDSDNDGMPDEWEIKHKLNPKVANANGRDLDKNYDNIEVYFNDLVKKITEKQ, encoded by the coding sequence ATGAAAAAACACTTCACAAGACTATTCACGATAGGAATTTTATGCGGTATTTCCACACAGATTAACGCTCAACAGGTGTTAAGTTTTCCCGGTGCTGAAGGCTTCGGAAGATACACAACGGGCGGTCGTGGCGGAAAGGTTTATTTTGTGACAAAATTAACGGATGATGGTTCGGAAGGAACTTTGAGACATGCTTTAGATCAAAAAGGTCCGAGATATATTGTATTTAAAACAGGAGGAACTATTTATCTTGAATCTCCTTTAAAAATAAAAGAAGGCGACGTTACGATTGCCGGACAAACTGCTCCCGGAGAAGGAATTACGGTTGCCAATTACGAAACTTTCGTTGGCGCAGATAATGTGGTTATTCGTTATATGCGTTTCAGAATGGGTGATCAAAAGAATGTGGAAGGCGATGCTTTGGGCGCAAGATTCATCAAAAATTTAATTGTTGATCATTGTTCGATGAGCTGGTCTACGGATGAAACGGTTTCCATTTATGTCAATGAAAATACGACGCTTCAATGGTGCGTAATTGCTGAAAGTTTAAGAAACTCGGCTCATCCAAAAGGCGCTCACGGATATGGCGGAATTGCAGGCGGAAAATTCGCGAGTTTTCATCATAATATCTATTCCCACCACGACAGCAGAAATCCGAGATTAGGAGAATATGCGGGAAGCAAATTTGCACTGACTGACCTTACCGATTTCAGAAATAATGTGATCTACAATTGGGGACACAACAACGTCTACGGCGGTGAAGGAATGAATGTCAATATTGTGAATAACTATTACAAACCGGGACCTGCAACGATGACCAGACAGCGAATTGTCGCTATCGACAAAAATGAAAAACCGGAGACCGAAGTGTACAATATCTGGGGAAAATATTACATCAATGGAAATGTAATTGAAGGAAATCCTGAAATATCAAAAGATAACTGGACACAAGGCGTTTTTGCGCAGATGAAACCTTCTTATAATTTGACGGATAAAGATAAAAATTTGATTAAAATTAATCAGCCTCATGATATCCAGAATAATATAAAAACAGATGCTCCGAAAGAAGCTTATAATAAAATTCTGCAGATCGGAGGAGCAAGTTTGGTAAGGGATGCCGTTGATTTACATGTTTTAAAAGATGTAAAAAATGGAAGTTTTACGTATAATGGTTCAAAAGGAAGTTCAAACGGAATCATCGATTCTCAAAAGGATGTCGGTGGGTTTCCAGACTTGAAACAAGGCAAGCCTCTACTCGATTCAGACAACGATGGAATGCCCGATGAATGGGAAATTAAACATAAATTAAACCCGAAAGTTGCCAATGCCAACGGAAGAGATTTAGATAAAAATTACGATAATATTGAAGTTTATTTTAATGATCTTGTCAAAAAAATAACTGAGAAACAATAA
- a CDS encoding pectinesterase family protein, with translation MKTSTFIKNLQSLSIFSIVLLSLLSFKTADKTIVVSKDGKGNFTTIQQAIDAVENGSFTRTKIVVKAGIYKEKIIVSETKGAILLEGENPQSTIITYNDFASKKNAEGKDIGTTGSSTIFIYSNDFTAKNISFENSSGRVGQAVAVLTSGDRIAFENCRFLGNQDTLYLKGVQDSADKTRPSRNYFKNCYIEGTTDYIFGAGTSVFENCTIYSKETASYVTAASTPQENEFGFVFINSKIIGDAKENSVYLGRPWRPFAKTVYIDCEINSTIKPEGWHNWSKPDAEKTTFYGEFNSKGSGANAAKRVSWSHQLTKEERKKYTINTILKGKDNWNPIKNLK, from the coding sequence ATGAAAACTTCCACTTTTATTAAAAATTTACAATCACTTTCAATATTTTCTATCGTATTGTTAAGTCTTCTTTCTTTTAAAACTGCCGATAAAACGATTGTGGTTTCAAAGGACGGAAAAGGCAATTTTACAACGATCCAACAAGCTATAGATGCCGTTGAAAATGGTTCTTTCACAAGAACAAAAATTGTAGTAAAAGCAGGAATTTATAAAGAAAAAATCATCGTTTCTGAAACTAAAGGAGCGATTCTGCTGGAAGGAGAAAATCCTCAAAGCACGATTATTACTTATAATGACTTTGCCTCAAAAAAGAATGCTGAAGGAAAAGATATCGGAACGACAGGTTCTTCAACGATTTTTATTTACTCCAATGATTTTACGGCAAAAAATATTTCGTTTGAAAACAGTTCAGGAAGAGTCGGACAGGCGGTTGCTGTTTTAACCTCAGGTGACAGAATTGCTTTTGAAAACTGCCGATTCTTAGGAAATCAGGATACGCTATATTTAAAAGGTGTTCAGGATTCTGCGGATAAAACAAGACCTTCAAGAAATTACTTTAAAAACTGCTACATCGAAGGCACAACCGATTATATTTTCGGAGCCGGAACTTCGGTTTTTGAAAACTGTACGATTTATTCTAAAGAAACAGCAAGCTACGTGACAGCCGCTTCTACTCCACAGGAAAACGAATTCGGATTTGTTTTTATCAATTCTAAAATTATCGGTGATGCTAAAGAAAATTCGGTGTATTTAGGAAGACCTTGGCGACCTTTTGCAAAGACGGTTTATATTGATTGTGAGATCAATTCAACCATAAAACCTGAAGGCTGGCACAACTGGAGCAAGCCTGATGCGGAAAAAACTACTTTTTACGGCGAGTTTAATTCAAAAGGTTCCGGGGCGAATGCCGCAAAAAGAGTTTCATGGTCGCATCAATTAACAAAAGAAGAAAGAAAAAAATACACAATAAACACGATTCTGAAAGGAAAAGACAACTGGAATCCTATAAAAAATTTAAAATAA
- a CDS encoding RagB/SusD family nutrient uptake outer membrane protein, whose amino-acid sequence MKKNTFLAIAFSIAGLISLNSCEQYLDVESLSNTAEAQQFDSASDTFSALVGVYNATMGDNTYGQRMNLILTQAGDDLRTSGDYNANDRRGISCFGAIPTNTELLRPFLDTYAGIERANLVIKNIPLSPVYKTGSDADKKLMDRYLGEALTLRAQFYSDLIKNWGDVPFQDVPSADLTDLYLPKTDRDLIYDKILDDLLKAESLVPWRSEGGTTAQRISKGAVKGLRARIALARAGYSLRRAPQQMLQGSNPQKYYQIAFDECKDIINSGQHQLNPSYEGMFRALHTNSQDATNEVIYAIGAFGGNSRTDSKIGYYNGLRHDDTDWKSSGGISAIPTYFYEFSKYDLRRDINVAIFRVNTTKQEELQTSINWNDGKFRKSWSNITGTSQNLGIDWPLLRYSDILLMFAEADNELHGAPSQDAIDAVMAVRQRAYTGNIGQVGTIPTSKVAFFNYIVKERQLEFGGEGLRKYDLIRWNLLETKINETRQKLTDFMNGTGAYANVPEYIFYKKVAYDKSKTAQQNISDIDFYTAAGTAKADIFYSPNQSVATPSGYTKVNWRLAMTQPYISGDPIKSYAYYFQPNKRELLPLALDVVNSNYNLTQDYGY is encoded by the coding sequence ATGAAGAAGAATACATTTTTAGCCATAGCATTTTCCATTGCAGGATTGATATCTTTAAATTCATGCGAGCAATACTTGGATGTGGAAAGTCTTTCCAATACCGCTGAAGCACAGCAATTCGACTCTGCTTCCGATACTTTCTCTGCCCTTGTGGGAGTATACAACGCCACTATGGGTGACAATACTTATGGTCAGAGAATGAATCTTATCCTTACACAAGCCGGAGATGATTTAAGAACTTCCGGAGACTATAATGCCAACGACAGAAGAGGAATCAGCTGTTTTGGCGCCATACCTACCAATACCGAACTTTTAAGACCTTTCTTAGATACTTATGCTGGTATTGAAAGAGCGAATCTTGTGATTAAAAACATCCCGCTTTCGCCGGTATATAAAACAGGCTCTGATGCAGATAAAAAATTAATGGACAGATATTTGGGGGAAGCCTTAACGCTGAGAGCTCAATTCTACTCTGATCTAATTAAAAACTGGGGCGATGTCCCTTTTCAGGATGTTCCTTCAGCAGATTTGACGGATTTATACCTTCCGAAAACAGACAGAGACCTTATTTACGATAAAATTCTTGATGACTTATTAAAAGCAGAAAGCCTTGTGCCTTGGAGATCTGAAGGCGGAACAACCGCTCAGAGAATTTCAAAAGGTGCTGTAAAAGGTTTAAGAGCAAGAATCGCTTTGGCAAGAGCAGGATATTCATTGAGAAGAGCCCCGCAACAAATGCTACAGGGTTCTAATCCCCAGAAGTATTATCAGATTGCTTTTGATGAATGTAAAGACATTATCAATTCTGGTCAGCATCAGTTAAATCCGAGCTACGAAGGAATGTTCAGAGCATTGCACACCAATTCTCAGGATGCTACAAACGAGGTAATTTATGCTATCGGAGCATTCGGAGGAAATTCAAGAACAGACTCTAAAATAGGTTACTACAATGGGTTGAGACACGATGATACTGACTGGAAATCTTCAGGAGGAATCAGTGCGATCCCAACGTATTTTTACGAATTCAGCAAATATGATTTAAGAAGAGACATCAACGTCGCTATCTTCAGAGTAAATACAACAAAACAGGAGGAACTTCAGACTTCCATCAACTGGAATGACGGAAAATTCAGAAAATCATGGTCTAATATCACAGGTACTTCTCAAAACTTGGGTATTGACTGGCCTTTATTAAGATATTCCGATATTTTACTAATGTTTGCAGAAGCAGATAACGAATTACACGGAGCACCTTCACAAGATGCGATAGATGCAGTAATGGCTGTAAGACAGAGAGCCTATACAGGTAACATTGGCCAGGTGGGAACAATTCCGACAAGTAAAGTCGCATTCTTCAATTATATTGTTAAAGAAAGACAATTGGAATTCGGTGGTGAGGGATTAAGAAAGTATGACCTTATCCGTTGGAATCTTCTAGAAACTAAAATCAATGAAACCAGACAAAAACTGACTGATTTTATGAATGGTACGGGTGCTTACGCTAATGTTCCTGAATATATTTTCTATAAGAAAGTAGCATATGACAAGTCTAAAACAGCTCAGCAGAATATTTCTGATATTGATTTCTACACAGCAGCGGGAACTGCAAAAGCGGATATTTTCTATAGCCCTAATCAAAGTGTGGCAACACCTTCAGGCTATACAAAAGTAAACTGGAGACTGGCGATGACTCAACCTTACATCAGTGGAGACCCAATCAAGAGTTACGCATACTATTTCCAGCCTAATAAGCGAGAATTGCTTCCCCTAGCGCTGGATGTTGTTAACTCCAATTATAATCTTACTCAGGACTACGGATACTAG
- a CDS encoding SusC/RagA family TonB-linked outer membrane protein → MAQEKEPKKEKETKIDEVVLVGYTKVSKKDVTNSVASVKADAIKDMPSTNAAEAIQGRMAGVQVSLSEGSPGADVDIVIRGGNSITGSNAPLYIVDGVQMDNALSILSPKEIESIEVLKDASSTNIYGARGANGVVLITTKGGRKRAKTSINYNGFLGVRKIQNTIDVLDPYQYVLYQYEAYNRGGVQTDMDAFVTRYGTYDKLEDYKKLKTRDWQDEVFGREAFNFTHNLSVTGGSDNSSFSLSLNNMQEDGIMIGSGFKRNMANFKYDYDISKKLSMTLNARYSRQTIFGAGTSSTGSQGTNRLRNAVRYQPFEGGSNVNVDDFDPLFANETNLVNPILLANNEIKENGRNDLLLNGTLEYKISKDFTFRSVIGYVQRDEYINQFSGSITSVARQNNDQPVVVLNKSQTRRITNTNTLNYRKTFGNHKVDLLVGQEMVKTDGESLAMTIKWFPKSINAEEAFANIQSASPPPGLVQDAPRAGRNPDRLASFFGRANYIFKNKYILTASMRADGSSVFGPGNRWGYFPAASAAWKITEENFLKESQTISELKLRLGYGLSGNNRIGSFLYDTFFTTSSDYGYAFGTNVTPGATTGNILANKNVKWETATSKNIGLDFGFFKGKVYGALDLYQTDTKDLLLLAQIPKTTGYEYQYQNSGSTTNKGIEFSIGTTIISNDKFTWKMDANISSNKNTIKSLGNNASPSSFSYLYPSGWQNSLNDFLVQVGKPVGTFWGYQTAGRYEVSDFDYNPTTQVYTLKAGIPSSAAAANGAKPVQPGDLKLQDLNGDGVIDNKDMMDLGNAQPKFYGGFSQTFRYKNWDMSMMFNFSVGNKVYNANKIEYSTQYLYKDNNMLAEVADRWKWFNAAGEKVNDPTALAALNANTTGWTPPAGAYFLHSYAIEDGSFLRLNNITVGYSLGKEFTKQLGLSNFRLYFTMNNVFTITGYSGYDPEANTRRNPLTPGVDYAAYPRSRFILSGVDITF, encoded by the coding sequence ATGGCTCAAGAAAAAGAACCGAAAAAGGAAAAAGAAACTAAAATCGACGAAGTGGTTTTGGTAGGATATACCAAAGTTTCTAAAAAGGATGTTACCAATTCTGTTGCTTCTGTAAAGGCAGATGCAATTAAAGATATGCCTTCCACCAATGCTGCCGAAGCTATCCAGGGAAGAATGGCCGGAGTACAGGTTTCGTTAAGTGAAGGTTCTCCTGGCGCGGACGTGGATATCGTTATCCGTGGAGGAAACTCTATCACGGGGAGTAATGCACCACTCTATATAGTAGATGGGGTACAGATGGATAATGCACTATCTATCTTATCTCCAAAAGAAATTGAATCTATTGAGGTACTAAAAGACGCGTCTTCCACCAATATTTATGGTGCAAGAGGGGCGAACGGTGTTGTTTTGATCACGACCAAAGGAGGACGTAAGAGAGCCAAAACATCAATCAACTATAACGGGTTTCTAGGAGTAAGAAAAATACAAAACACAATTGATGTATTAGATCCTTACCAATATGTGCTCTATCAATATGAAGCGTATAACAGAGGCGGAGTACAGACCGATATGGATGCATTTGTCACACGATATGGTACTTATGATAAACTTGAAGACTACAAAAAACTAAAAACAAGAGACTGGCAGGATGAAGTATTCGGAAGAGAAGCCTTCAACTTTACGCACAATCTTTCTGTAACCGGAGGATCAGATAATTCATCGTTCTCATTATCATTAAATAATATGCAGGAAGACGGAATCATGATTGGTTCCGGATTTAAAAGAAACATGGCCAACTTCAAATACGATTATGATATTTCGAAGAAGTTGAGCATGACTTTGAATGCCAGATACAGCAGACAAACGATTTTCGGGGCAGGAACATCTTCTACAGGTTCTCAAGGAACAAACAGATTGAGAAATGCCGTGAGATACCAGCCGTTTGAAGGTGGATCTAATGTAAATGTGGACGATTTCGATCCGTTATTTGCGAATGAAACCAATCTTGTAAACCCTATTCTTTTAGCGAATAACGAGATTAAAGAAAACGGAAGAAACGATTTATTATTAAACGGAACTTTAGAGTATAAAATCAGTAAAGATTTTACCTTCAGAAGTGTAATCGGATATGTACAGAGAGATGAATACATCAATCAGTTTTCAGGATCTATCACTTCTGTTGCAAGACAGAATAACGATCAGCCTGTTGTTGTTTTAAACAAATCTCAAACAAGAAGAATTACCAATACCAATACTTTAAACTACCGCAAAACATTCGGAAACCATAAAGTAGATCTATTGGTAGGTCAGGAAATGGTAAAAACTGATGGAGAATCATTAGCAATGACCATCAAATGGTTCCCTAAATCAATCAATGCGGAAGAAGCATTTGCAAACATTCAATCGGCATCGCCTCCACCAGGATTGGTACAGGATGCGCCGAGAGCAGGAAGAAACCCTGATCGTTTGGCTTCATTCTTTGGTAGAGCCAACTATATTTTCAAAAATAAATACATCCTTACCGCTTCCATGAGAGCAGATGGTTCCAGCGTTTTCGGACCAGGAAACAGATGGGGATATTTCCCTGCTGCTTCTGCCGCTTGGAAAATTACTGAGGAAAATTTCTTAAAAGAAAGCCAGACCATCAGCGAATTAAAACTTCGTTTAGGATATGGTCTTTCCGGAAATAACAGAATCGGATCTTTCTTGTATGATACGTTCTTTACAACATCGTCTGATTACGGATATGCTTTCGGAACCAATGTAACTCCGGGAGCCACTACAGGTAATATCCTGGCGAATAAAAACGTAAAATGGGAAACGGCAACGTCTAAAAACATTGGTTTAGATTTCGGATTTTTCAAAGGAAAAGTATATGGTGCTTTAGATTTATATCAGACCGATACGAAAGATTTATTACTTTTAGCACAGATTCCTAAAACAACGGGATACGAATATCAATATCAAAACTCTGGAAGCACGACCAATAAAGGGATTGAATTTTCCATAGGAACTACCATTATCAGTAATGATAAGTTCACTTGGAAAATGGATGCTAATATTTCATCAAACAAAAATACCATCAAAAGCTTAGGGAATAATGCTTCTCCAAGTTCTTTTTCTTACCTATATCCTTCTGGTTGGCAGAACAGCTTAAATGATTTCCTGGTACAGGTTGGTAAGCCAGTAGGTACTTTCTGGGGATATCAAACTGCTGGAAGATATGAAGTAAGTGATTTTGATTATAACCCAACCACTCAGGTTTATACGTTAAAAGCAGGCATTCCAAGTTCGGCAGCAGCAGCAAATGGTGCAAAGCCAGTACAGCCGGGAGATCTTAAACTTCAGGATCTTAATGGTGATGGTGTAATTGATAATAAAGATATGATGGACCTAGGAAATGCACAGCCTAAGTTCTACGGTGGGTTCAGCCAGACTTTCCGTTACAAAAACTGGGATATGAGTATGATGTTCAACTTCTCAGTGGGTAATAAGGTATATAACGCCAATAAAATAGAATATTCAACACAATATTTATACAAAGACAATAATATGTTGGCAGAAGTTGCCGACAGATGGAAATGGTTTAATGCTGCCGGAGAAAAAGTAAACGATCCTACAGCATTAGCTGCATTAAATGCCAATACCACAGGATGGACTCCTCCTGCAGGTGCTTATTTCTTACACTCGTATGCTATTGAAGATGGTTCTTTCCTGAGGTTGAACAACATTACAGTGGGCTACTCTCTCGGAAAAGAATTTACTAAGCAATTAGGTCTTTCAAACTTCAGATTGTATTTTACCATGAACAATGTATTTACAATCACTGGATATTCAGGATATGATCCTGAGGCCAATACCAGAAGAAATCCTTTAACACCAGGTGTAGATTACGCTGCTTATCCAAGAAGCAGATTTATCTTATCAGGCGTTGACATCACTTTTTAA
- the kduI gene encoding 5-dehydro-4-deoxy-D-glucuronate isomerase, producing the protein MTKSEFRYAHHPDDVKKYTTEDLRREFLMNDLFNEDQINVVYSMYDRMIVGGAMPVKSALKLEPTDDLKAENFLDRRELGIINVGAAGKVTVDGEVFELGNKEALYIGKGAKDVIFENGNEGQTLFYFNSAPAHHAYPTKKITKNEAEIVELGETKYANRRTINKLIVNSVLETCQLQMGMTELHEGSVWNTMPSHTHTRRMEAYFYFDLEEGQAVSHFLGQPNETRHIFMKNNEAVLSPEWSIHSGVGTSNYTFIWGMAGENMDYGDMDAVKTNELK; encoded by the coding sequence ATGACAAAATCAGAATTTCGTTACGCCCATCATCCGGATGATGTAAAAAAATACACAACTGAAGACTTGAGAAGGGAGTTTTTGATGAATGATTTATTTAATGAAGATCAGATCAATGTAGTATATTCTATGTACGACAGAATGATCGTTGGAGGAGCAATGCCTGTAAAAAGTGCTTTGAAACTGGAGCCAACAGACGATCTTAAAGCTGAAAATTTCTTAGACAGAAGAGAATTGGGAATCATCAATGTAGGTGCTGCCGGAAAGGTGACTGTTGATGGTGAAGTTTTCGAACTGGGAAATAAAGAAGCTTTATACATCGGAAAAGGAGCAAAAGATGTTATTTTTGAAAACGGAAATGAAGGTCAGACTTTATTTTATTTCAATTCTGCACCGGCTCATCACGCTTATCCTACAAAGAAAATCACAAAAAACGAAGCTGAAATTGTAGAATTAGGCGAAACAAAATATGCCAACAGACGAACAATCAATAAACTGATTGTGAACAGTGTATTGGAAACTTGCCAGCTGCAAATGGGAATGACCGAACTGCATGAAGGAAGCGTTTGGAACACCATGCCTTCTCACACGCACACCAGAAGAATGGAAGCTTATTTCTATTTTGATCTGGAGGAAGGTCAGGCAGTAAGCCATTTCCTGGGTCAGCCGAATGAAACCCGTCATATCTTTATGAAAAACAATGAAGCGGTATTATCTCCGGAATGGTCTATTCACTCAGGGGTTGGAACTTCCAACTACACTTTTATCTGGGGAATGGCAGGAGAAAATATGGATTACGGCGATATGGACGCTGTTAAAACTAACGAACTAAAGTAA
- a CDS encoding gluconate 5-dehydrogenase: protein MNLFDLSGKVAVVTGGTHGLGMAMAEGLAAAGAELAITSTTPSKLEEALNYYHSKGYSATGYLFDVTDELEAAQKVALMEATHGKIDILVNNAGIIKRIPALEMEVEDFRKVIDVDLTGPFIMSKLVGKHMIKRKSGKIINICSMMSELGRDNVVAYASAKGGLKMLTKNLATEWAKHNIQVNGIGPGYFATSQTEPIRVDGNPFNDFIISRTPEGRWGNPEDLAGTAIFLASDASRFINGQIIYVDGGILATIGKPSNE from the coding sequence ATGAATTTATTTGATTTATCCGGTAAAGTTGCCGTTGTTACAGGCGGTACTCACGGATTAGGAATGGCAATGGCAGAAGGTCTTGCCGCTGCAGGTGCTGAATTGGCGATTACAAGCACAACACCTTCAAAATTAGAGGAAGCTTTAAACTATTATCATTCTAAAGGATATAGCGCAACCGGTTATCTTTTTGATGTCACTGACGAGTTGGAGGCAGCTCAGAAAGTTGCTTTAATGGAAGCTACCCATGGAAAAATAGACATCTTGGTCAACAACGCAGGAATCATCAAAAGAATTCCGGCTTTGGAGATGGAGGTGGAAGACTTTAGAAAAGTAATTGATGTGGATCTTACGGGACCTTTTATCATGTCCAAATTAGTTGGAAAACACATGATCAAAAGAAAATCCGGAAAGATCATCAACATCTGCTCAATGATGAGTGAGCTCGGGCGTGATAATGTAGTGGCGTACGCTTCTGCAAAAGGCGGACTGAAAATGCTTACCAAAAATCTGGCGACAGAATGGGCAAAACACAATATCCAGGTGAACGGAATAGGTCCGGGATATTTTGCGACCTCTCAGACAGAACCAATCCGGGTAGATGGTAATCCTTTTAACGATTTTATCATCAGCAGAACACCGGAAGGAAGATGGGGAAATCCAGAAGATCTTGCAGGAACGGCTATTTTCTTAGCTTCTGACGCAAGCAGATTCATCAACGGACAGATTATTTACGTAGATGGCGGAATTTTGGCAACCATCGGAAAACCTTCTAACGAGTAA